The stretch of DNA TGGAACATCCCGAAGGACATTCAGGCTCTCAATATAATGCTTTAATAATGCTCGGAGGGGTTTGTGGAAAAGGTTAAATAGGTGTCGTGAGCCGTAATATATGTCTCGATGAAAAGAGGATTGAAAGTGAGTAGTGCACCACAAAATTGTGGGCTCATATCGGGAGGAGGTTCATGGAAAGAGGATTGAAAGAAAGATAAATGACAGAACCCCTAAAGGGAGATGTCAGGAGATTTATCATTTACGAACCTTTTTCATAATTCATCGGAATTGAGAAATTTCATCCAGTGCTAAGGTCATTCTTTAACTGTGCATGAGCAAGATGCTTCCGCTGCTCTTTATATACTCGAGCGTCAGGTAGTATAGCAGCGGAGTCGTATCAAAAATATCACCGATAGGAGAGGGGATAGGGGTATAGAGGGGAAGGAGGGCATCGGAATCCCGGAAAGGGAGTTGAAAGTCACCAGCGAGTCGAGCTCCCCGGGTCCAAAGATTAAAGAATCCCGGAAAGGGAGTTGAAAGTTCCCTTCCGTGAAACGCGAGCGATCTTGACGAAATAGAATTCCGGAAAGGGAGTTGAAAGAAAAAATGAGTTCGAGTTATCTCACTGCCCCGCTTCAGAATCCCGGAAAGGGAGTTGAAAGGGATAGCTAGCTTCAGGATAGCCCTGATGCTCTTGATGAATTCCAGAAAGGAGTTGAAAGCTTACCTTCGATAATTGTCCCGAATCCCGGAGAAGAAATTGAAAGTCACATACTCCGGGGTCCTGAGTGGCGATCATCATGCCCCCGATGGAGTTTCGGATTTAAATAGTCTGAGCTTCCCATTCTCAATGGCCCTCCCATCGAGTTGGGGGCATGACTGCGGGCCCGTAGCTCAGCATGGTGAGAGCGTCGGCCTCCGGAGCCGAAGGTCGCGGGTTCGAGTCCCGCCGGGCCCGCTGAAAATAGTAGCGCTCAGCACAGTCAGAGGATTGACCGGTCGGCGTCAGCACGCACTCGGGCTTTGGGAGGGGTAGGCTGAGGCAGTCCGCCGGAGCTCCTGCCTTACACCACCCCCCCATCGAACGGGTCTTCTACCCGCGCCCTAACCCCACTAGGGGCGAGGCCGCCTATTTTCGGGGGCCGCTTCGGGCTTAGATGCTTTCAGCCCTTATCGGCTGGGGCGCGGCTACCCGGCGCCGCCCTCTCGGACGACCGGTACACCGGAGGCCCCGGCACCCCGTTCCTTTCGTACTGAGGGTCCCTTCCCCTCAGGCGGCCTTGCAGCCCCAACAGGGAGAAACCGAACTGGCTCGCGACGTTCTGAACCCAGCTCACGTTCCCCTTTGATGGGCGAACATCCCCACCCTTGGAGGCTGCTGCACCTCCAGGATGGGCAGTGCCGACGTCGGGGAAGCAAGCGGCGGGGCCGATGGGGACTCTCGCCCGCCACAGCTCCGTTACCCCTGGGGTAACTTTTTTGTCGTACCCGGCCCTCACCGAGAGGGCTCGAGTGTTCGCTAGGCCCGGCTTTCACCCCTGGATCCCACGCTCTTAGGGATCCAGTCAGGCGAGCTTTTGGCCTTGCCCTCTACGGCGGGTTTCTGTCCCGCCTGAGCTCGCCTTAGGGCGCCCCTGATACCTTTGCAGGGGCGTGCCACCCCAGCCAAACTGCCCACCTGGCCCTGTCCCGCCGGAGCGGTTAGTGATACAGCTGGAGAAGGGCGGTGTTCCATCGTCGCTTCAGCCACCCCCTCGAGGGTAGCCACATCGCTCCCGCCTACCCTCTGCATCCCCAGCTGTACCACAAGACCAGGCTGCAGTGAAGCTCCACAGGGTCTTCTCTCCCCGTTGGGGCGTCCCGGTCTGTGCACCGGGATGCGGGTTCACCGGCCCGCGGGAGGGGACAGCGGGCACCTCGTTAAGCCATTCATGCACGCCGATTTTTATTCGGCAAGGCATATGGCTACCTTTCCCCCGGAGGTCCCCCGAGGGGACCTGCCGTTAAGAGAGTCAGAGTTACTCCCGGCTTTCACCGGCCCTTCACCCCGTTGTACCGGGGCTTCAGGTACCGGCATTGGCCAGGCCTCATCCCCCGTACACACCCTTGCGGGCTCGCGGGGAACTATGTTTTTGTTAAACAGTCGGGCGCCCCTTGTCACTGCGACCTGCGGACCCCCTTTCGGAGGAACGCAGGCACCCCATCTCCCGAAGTTACGGGGCCAATTTGCCGAGTTCCCTCTCCCGCGTTAGGACCGAGAGGCCTTAGGCCTTCTCAGCCAGCGCACCTGTGTCGGTTCTCGGTACGGGCACCGGGGATCGCTCCCCACCCCCTTTTCAAGGTCCCCAGGCATCGGCCGAAGGCCCCTAAAGGGGCCCCCATCACGCCTTCAGCCGCCTCTCACCATTACGGTTCTCAGCGGCCTTAAGCGCTTGGACGGGTCGCCCGCCTCAGCGGGCCCCCGCTCAGCCTAGCCCGAGGCGTCAGGGGTGGGGCCTGCGTCGCCGCCTACCCCGGTGGCGCCGGAATATTAACCGGCTTCCCTTTCGGCGGCTACCAGTTGGGTGCCGCCTTAGGACCGGCTGACCGCCGGCTGACGAAGCATTGCCGGCGAACCCTGGCGCTTCCGGCCGTGGGGATTCTCACCCCACTTCGCTGCTACTACCGCCGGGATCTGCAACACGCACCGGTCCACCGGAGCTCACGCCCCGGCTTCCGCCCGGTGCGCGCGCCCGCCTACCCAGCGTCCCACTGGGACGCTGCCGGGGTATCGGTGCCTGGCTTCAGCCCCGACTCATTTTCGGGGCCTCCCTCCTCGGCGGGTGAGCTTTTACGCACTCTTTAAAGGATGGCTGCTTCTAAGCCTACCTCCCCGCTGTCTTAGGAGGGAGACGCCCTTCGGATTTCGGCACTTAGCCAGGACTTAGGGACCTTAACCCCGGTCTGGGTTGTTCCCCTCTCGGCGACGGAGCTTCCCCCCGTCGCCCGGCTCCCCGCTTCTACGGGGGAGGCGCATTCGGGGTTCGAGAGGGTGGCGGGGCGGAGCCCCTTACCCACCCAATCGTTGCCCTACCACGCCCCCACCCTCCGCGGAGGCCCTCCTGCGAGAGGCTTCGGCGGGAACCGGCTATTGCCGGGCTAGATTGGTCTTTTGCCCCTACTCCCGGGTCACGGGAGGGATCTGCACCTCACCACCCCTATCGGGCCTCCACCGGGCTCGCGACCCGGCTTCGCCCTGCCCAGGAGTAGATCGCCCGGCTTCCGGTCTCACGAGCGTGACTCAGCCCCCTTTCAGAGGCGACCCCCTCGCACCGCTGCGGGGTCCTCGCTTTCGCTCCGCCTTCGGGCTCCTAGCCCTTAGGCTCGCCACGCCCGTGAACTCCCCGGCGCGTGTTTCAAGACGTACGGGGCGACTCCGGTCAGCTCCCTCGTACCGACGCCTCGCGGCGTCTTCCTTCGGGAGCTTCAAACCTTGAGAGCCGCCTCTCCTATGACCGCCTGGTTTCAGGCTCTTTTCACCCCGCGCCAGCGGTACTTTTCAGCTTTCCCTCACGGTACTCAGTTCGCTATCGGTCTCGGGACGTATTTAGCTTTGGAGGTCGATGACCCCCGGATTCCCGCGGGTATTCCAACCCGCGGTACTCGGGAGAAGACCGGACCGCTGATGGGTTACGCCTACGGGGCTCTCACCCTCTCTGGCGGGCCGTTCCAGGCCACTTCGGCTTCCCCACCAGCGGCTCCTGGTCCCCCCTCAACCCCACATCCACCCGCTCTCGCGAGCGGGAGTTCGGTTTGAGCTCCGCCCCTTTCCCTCGCCGGTACTCAGGGCATCCCTATTGGTTTCTCTTCCTCCCCCTACTGAGATGCTTCAATTCGGGGGGTTCCCGCTCCCTGCCGGGAGCGCCTAGCGGCGGCTATCGCCATTCGGGGATCCCCGGATCTAAGCCTGCCTGCGGCTCCCCGGGGCTTATGGCAGCTTGCCACCCCCTTCATCGGCGCCCGAGCCGAGCCATCCACCAGGCGGCGTAGCAGCGTGCTGACGCCGGCCTTCGGCTCCTCTGACTGTGCTGAGCGCTCATCTTTCCTCGCGCTTCAACGAGCGAGGTTTCTCCTCGCTCGCATCATCCGAGTTCGGATGGTCCCCTACGCGGGTGGTATATTATGGGAGGTGATCCAGCCGCAGGTTCCCCTACGGCTACCTTGTTACGACTTACCCCCCCTCGCGGACCCAAAGCTCGACCCAGCCATTGGGCTGGGCCTCGCCCCAAGTCCACTCGGGTGGGTTGACGGGCGGTGTGTACAAGGGGCAGGGACGTATTCACCGCGGTATGGAGAACCGCGGTTACTAGGGATTCCGGGTTCACGAGGGCGAGTTGCAGCCCTCGATCCCAACCACGGGCGGGTTTAAGGGATTTGCTCCCCCTCTCGGGGTCGCATCCCGCTGTCCCGCCCATTGCAGCCCGCGTGCGGCCCGGGGGATTAGGGGCATACTGACCTGCCGTAGCCCCCTCCTTCCTCCGGCTCTTCGCCGGCAGTCCCCCCAGTTTGCCCGGCCAGCCCCGTGGGGCCCCGCTGGCAACTGAGGGCGGGGGTCTCGCTCGTTGCCTGACTTAACAGGACACCTCACGGCACGAGCTGGCGACGGCCATGCACCACCCCTCAGCGCGTCAGGTAAGGTCTTCAGCCTGACCTTCATCCTGCTGTCGCCCCCGGTAAGATTCCCGGCGTTGAGTCCAATTGAGCCGCAGGCATTCACCCCTTGTGGTGCCCCCCCGTCAATTCCTTTAAGTTTCGGCCTTGCGGCTGTACTCCTCAGGCGGCCGGCTTAACGCCTTCGCTTCGACACCGGCTGAGGCCGAAACCTCAGCCGGCACCTAGCCGGCATCGTTTACGGCTGGGACTACCCGGGTATCTAATCCGGTTTGCTCCCCCAGCTTTCGTCCCTCACCGTCGGACGCGTTCCAGCCGAGCGCCTTCGCCACTGGTGGTCCTCCGGGGATCTACGCATTTTACCGCTCCCCCCGGAATACCCTCGGCCCCTCCCGCTCCCTAGCCCCGCAGTATCCTCGGCGGCCCGCCTGTCTTCAGGCGGATTTAACCGAGGACTTACGGGGCCGGCTACGGACGCTTTAGGCCCAGTATGCGTGGGAACCCCTCGGGGAGCTGGTTTTACCGCGGCGGCTGGCACCAGCCTTACCCTCCCCTTCCTACCCCCTGCTTTTTACACAGGGGAACAGCCGCCCTCAGCGGGCGGCACTCGGGCTCACTCCCTCACGCTTGCGCGCATTGGGGAAGTTTCCCGCCTGCTGCGCCCCGTAGGGCCTGGGCCCTTGTCTCAGTGCCCATCTCCGGGCTCCTCCTCTCAGAGCCCGTACCCGTCTTAGGCTAGGTGGGCCGTTACCCCACCTACTACCTGATAGGCCACGGTCCCACCCTGGGGCCTCAGCGGGGCCGTCCCCCCGCCTACTTTAGGGGTGGACCCATTCCAGGAATCCACCCCTATCCGGTATTAGCCTCAGTTTCCCGAGGTTATCCCGGTCCCCAGGACAGGTTGACCGTGTATTACGGAGCCGTGCGCCGCCGGGGGCAGGGGCCCCCAGCAGACTCGCATGGCTTAGTGCGAGCCCGATAGGGGTTCCCTCCGGCAGGATCAACCGGTCTCAGGAGTACAGCCGCAACCCACCATTCGCGGGGACCATCCGAACTGTCTCGAACATGAGCCTTTGGCTCATGTTCACATAACCACATTATACTGTACCCACCGCTGGAAGTAGGGTCCTCATACGTCAGGCGTAAGCCTTCATACTCAGACCCCCTGCCGGGTAGCAGTGGGCCAAGCTAAAATAGGGGAGCTCATCTATATAAACTTAGCGTCACGCCTCAAGGTCTCACATTGAAGAATAGCACCCACTAATATTAGCGAGTGGTCCCTAAGATTTATCATAAGATCCTGTTATATCGTAAAGATAGATCTCTTTCCCTCTCAAAACCTCAATTAAGAGAGACCCCTAGATAAAAGATTAAGATAGTAAAGCTTCGAGTACTGCTTTAGCTGTATGCAATCTATTCTCTGCTTGTTCAAAGGCTATTGAGTATTCACTATAAGCGACGTCCTCAGTTATCTCCTCCCCTATATACCAGGGTTGGCAGTGCATGACTTTGACCTTCGGATTCGCTTTCTTAACGATCTCCATGTTAACTTGATAAGGTGGGAAGACTTGCATCCTCCTCTCGATATCCTCTACTCCCATGGACTTCCAAGTATCCGTGTATATTATATCGGCGCCCCTAACAGCTTCTACTGGATCCTCTAAAATATTCAATGTACCTCCAGTCTCCTCCATTATCTCCTCAACTCTCTTCACGACATCGCTAGATGGCCAGTACTCCTTAGGAGCACCGACAGTGTAATCGTAACCCATTAGAGCGGAAGCTACCATCAAGCTGTGATTTGTGTTAGCGCTCCCATCTCCTAAGAAAACTACTTTAACTCTCTTATCGCCGAAGAACTCCTGAATTGTGAAGATATCCGCTAATGCTTGGAGGGGATGGAATTTATCGCTGAGTAGATTTATAACTGGGACGCTAGCCCATCTAGCTAGTTCCTCGAGTGTAGAGTGCTGTTTCACTCTAGCAGCTATAGCGTGCACGAACCTGCTGAGCACTTCAGCAGTGTCCCTTATGCTCTCACCCCTAGCTATCTGAAGGTTCGATATAGGGAGCTCGAGGAAGACGCCCCCCAGGTCGAATGTAGCGACGCTGATGGAGACTCTGGTCCTCGTCGAGGGTTTCTCGAATATACCAGCTACGTATTTCCCCTTTAGCAAGTCCTTAGGTACTAAACCATATTTATGCTCCCAAGATCTCCTGAGCAGAGCTCTGAACTCCAGAGGTGTGAGATCTAATAGAGTTAGGAAATCCCTCCCCCTGAGGCCCCTTAACGCGGACATACGATCACCTAGGATGGGGCTAGCTCCCCAATATAATCTCTACTGCAGCGATGGGATCGAATTCAGCTATATCTGAGAAACGTTGACCAGTCCCCAGGAAAAGGACAGGCTTCCCTGAATGTATTGAGGCGAAAAGGGGGACTATGAGGCCTCCAGCATCTACTTTCGTCACTATAATCGCATCATAACCTACCTCATTGAAGGAATCGCATTGACTCAGGACATCATTCCCCGCGATACCATCTAAAACCAGTACCCTCAAGTCCGGCTCAACTACCCTGACTATCTTCTTTAGTTCATCTATCAAGTTCCTATTCAAGTAATTCCTGCCAGCAGTATCTATTAAGAGGTGGGAGTAACCTCTCGCTAATGCCATGTTCATAGCATCGAAGCAGACAGCTGAAGGATCAGAACCCCTCTGCCCTTTGAAAATAGTTATACCCGCGGCCTTGCAATAGCCCTCTAACTGCTCCCCTGCTGCAGCCCTATAAGTGTCCGCTGAGACTACGAGGACCCTGCTTCCCATATCCTGTAGGTACTTAGCTAACTTGACTATGCTGAGCGACTTCCCGACTCCGTTGAATCCGAAGAATACTACCCTGAATAACTTCCCCCCTCCCCTCAAATCCTCGATCTTCACAGGTCTCGGAGTGATCTCTAAAATTGATTCCCTTACTGCCCTCCTGACGACCTCCCTCGGGTCCCCCTTCGTCTCAACGCCCTCCAGCTTGATTGATACGAGATCTCTCAGTTTCTCGAGCAAGGAAGGGGGGATCCCTCTGGAGAGGAACTCTATCTCCAATTCATTGAAGGTATTGAGGACATCTCTCTTGCTCCACTTCTTCTTAGCTATACCTAAGGAGCTCAATCTATCTATCAAACTACCTAGCACGTCTCACCATCCTCTGAGCGTTCTCCAACTCGACTTGGACCTTAGCTAAGTTGTTGCTTATCTCCCTGAGCCCCTCATTGACCTCCTCTAACCTCTCTTTCATCTGCTTCAGGGCTTCCTCAGGTCCCATCTTAGCGTAGACATTTCCTCCCATGAGCACTAGCACTTCCCTCGCTTTAGCTGATTCAACGAAGAGGGAGATGAAAGTCGAGACAGGTAATATTAGCGGACCTATGTTCTCCTCACTGGATTTACTCAATGCCTTTAAAGTCTCTATACTCCTCTCTAAATCGCTCTTGAGGAGATTCAACCTATTGTACTCGTCGAGTAAGTACCTATAGAGCGATTGGAGGAAAGCTATATTATCTTCACTCATGATACCACCTAACTACCTTATCAGGGCTCTATTTTAAGCGCTTCCGCTAAGTTCTCTATCTCAACTGGGGTAGTCGGGAACCCGACTAAAGCGCCGGAATCGCATGCCACTAACCCCACTCTGACGTAAATGATGCCATCGTTTATAGTCCCCTTCAGGCACTCCACTCCGAGTGTATCCGAGATGCCCTTTAGTTCGGAGTCATCGACAGACGGTGAGATGAGGCAACCCCTGTTATTAGCGACGACTAAGGAACCTACTACTGGGATCCCTCCCACCCTCCCCCTCATCACTTTCACACCGAGTAGCTTCGCTATTATATCGAGCTCCCTATCTGTGAAAGATGGATGGACGATAGCCCCATAATCGTTAGCGACTATATCGTTCCCGAGAGCTGTCAGCTTCATAGTAGGGAGTATGTGCACTTCTATATCTAGCTTCTCCCTCAGATCCCTGAGCTCCCTCTCCGAGGAGAGGGGTGGGAGGAGCAAGGCCCTACTATTAGCTACAGTGAGGACCCCGAGCATCCTGCTCTCATAGACACTAGCTTCGATGAGCTTGAGGTTCAGTTTACTCACTATCTCCTCCAGGGAACGGCTGACCCCCTTCGGAGCTAGTAAGTAATTACCAGCGATCCTGAGGTAGATCCCGAGGTTCGGGCTCCCCAGTACCTTGGCCTTTAATATCATGATATCACTCAAGCTGGCCAGATAGTCGCTATCTTTCCCTCTTCATCTATCACTACTCTCACTCTAACCTTCCCCGGTGGATTAGAAGCCCCTCTGCTCCAAAGGAGTTCATTTAGCTCAGGCCTAACTCTTATCTCGTAATCATTCAATTTAGCGTATCTCCTCACGAGATCCCTTATCATCTTAACAGCCCTAGCTGCTCTCTTCTTAGCTGGATACTTCGCCCTCAGGAGGATCCCTATATTGAAATTGAAAGTGATTTCCGCCATAAGGATCACCTAAAGCTGGAGCCTACTCCTCCTCCAATTCCTTCTCGGCCTTCCCCTGACCCTCCTCCTAGTTTTCACGAAGACCCAAGTCGGGAGCCTCTTATTGCTCTTCATGACACTAGCATACCTGAGTTTACTACTCAAGAGCCTTTGGGAAGCCATAATATCACCTCAAACGATCCTTATATTGAAATCCCTCCTCCCCCTCTCAGCTAGACTCGCTAAGAGTGCCTTCAACTCATCATCAGTTAGCTTCCTAGTGAGCTTGCCAGCTGAATATAGTTGGATGAGGTATATCTTAACGTCGTTAGCTAACTCAGGTTTAACGAGCTCCACTCTCTTCAACCTCTGCCATGCATCTGTCGTCAGTAGGGATTTGACTATAGCATCTATCCTCTGAAGCTCCCTAACTTCCTCTTCTCTCTCCCTTCTCTCGCTCATCTCAGCCAATATCTTCTCTTGAAGCCTCCTTAGGACTTCATCCTCGCTCATGGTGGCACCACCTTCCCTGGAGTTATATTCAACTCCCTGATTATCTCACTAGCTAGCTTATCCAGTAAGGAGATTCCTGCTGGAGTTATCCTCCTCCCTCTGCCCTCTACTTTCTCTACTAGCCCTAGCGACTCAAGTTGCTGGAGTATGAGCCTTATGACATGCCCGCTCCCTTTAGCGAACCTCTCAGGTCTGACCCCTCTCTTCTTCCTCCCTCCGTACTTAGTGCGGAGCCTCTCTACCCCCACGGGCTCGCCCCTCAAGTAGAGGGTCCTGAGCAGTGAGGCAGCTCTTATGTACCACCAGTCCTCCTGTATAGGCGGTCTCTCCTTATGAGAACCTGTCTTCGTGTAATGAGCCCAGTCCGGCGGCTTGATCCCATCGAACTTCTTCAGCTCCTCCTTCAACCTCTCTATCAAGAGGTCCGCTCTCACATCTCTAGCGGTCGGCATTTTCCCCTCAAGCAATGCTGTAAGATGCATATAAAACCTTACTCAATAGGGGTGTCTATTCAATCCACCGCACTCCTCACACATAAGCACTATATGGGGCATCCTCCTAGGCCTGATCCTAACTCTCATATTGATCCCGGGGTAGAGGAACTTCTTACAGTTTCTGCAGTACCTCCAGCTCCACTCCCTGGGTATCCTGACCCTATACCTCATAGAGATCCTCCTAGCTAGCTCACCGTAGGAGATAGCGAGTTCCTTATCCCTCATGTAAATCTCATCAGCTAAGCTCAAAAGCCTCTCTATCCTCTGCCTGGCTATGTCCCTCTCCCTCTTCTTATCCCTCCTCAAGGATCCCAGACCTCCTTATAGTAAGCGTAACTCAAGAGCATCGATATAGCTACTGATGATGAGAGGGGTCCTCTGTAGAGAGATAACTTGAATTTAGCAAGCCTTTCAACTCT from Candidatus Korarchaeum sp. encodes:
- a CDS encoding signal recognition particle-docking protein FtsY (signal recognition protein receptor; functions in the targeting and insertion of membrane proteins), with the translated sequence MLGSLIDRLSSLGIAKKKWSKRDVLNTFNELEIEFLSRGIPPSLLEKLRDLVSIKLEGVETKGDPREVVRRAVRESILEITPRPVKIEDLRGGGKLFRVVFFGFNGVGKSLSIVKLAKYLQDMGSRVLVVSADTYRAAAGEQLEGYCKAAGITIFKGQRGSDPSAVCFDAMNMALARGYSHLLIDTAGRNYLNRNLIDELKKIVRVVEPDLRVLVLDGIAGNDVLSQCDSFNEVGYDAIIVTKVDAGGLIVPLFASIHSGKPVLFLGTGQRFSDIAEFDPIAAVEIILGS
- a CDS encoding DNA-binding protein yields the protein MSEDEVLRRLQEKILAEMSERREREEEVRELQRIDAIVKSLLTTDAWQRLKRVELVKPELANDVKIYLIQLYSAGKLTRKLTDDELKALLASLAERGRRDFNIRIV
- the argF gene encoding ornithine carbamoyltransferase, which encodes MSALRGLRGRDFLTLLDLTPLEFRALLRRSWEHKYGLVPKDLLKGKYVAGIFEKPSTRTRVSISVATFDLGGVFLELPISNLQIARGESIRDTAEVLSRFVHAIAARVKQHSTLEELARWASVPVINLLSDKFHPLQALADIFTIQEFFGDKRVKVVFLGDGSANTNHSLMVASALMGYDYTVGAPKEYWPSSDVVKRVEEIMEETGGTLNILEDPVEAVRGADIIYTDTWKSMGVEDIERRMQVFPPYQVNMEIVKKANPKVKVMHCQPWYIGEEITEDVAYSEYSIAFEQAENRLHTAKAVLEALLS
- a CDS encoding 60S ribosomal protein L31; amino-acid sequence: MAEITFNFNIGILLRAKYPAKKRAARAVKMIRDLVRRYAKLNDYEIRVRPELNELLWSRGASNPPGKVRVRVVIDEEGKIATIWPA
- a CDS encoding 30S ribosomal protein S19e: MPTARDVRADLLIERLKEELKKFDGIKPPDWAHYTKTGSHKERPPIQEDWWYIRAASLLRTLYLRGEPVGVERLRTKYGGRKKRGVRPERFAKGSGHVIRLILQQLESLGLVEKVEGRGRRITPAGISLLDKLASEIIRELNITPGKVVPP
- a CDS encoding translation initiation factor IF-6 — encoded protein: MILKAKVLGSPNLGIYLRIAGNYLLAPKGVSRSLEEIVSKLNLKLIEASVYESRMLGVLTVANSRALLLPPLSSERELRDLREKLDIEVHILPTMKLTALGNDIVANDYGAIVHPSFTDRELDIIAKLLGVKVMRGRVGGIPVVGSLVVANNRGCLISPSVDDSELKGISDTLGVECLKGTINDGIIYVRVGLVACDSGALVGFPTTPVEIENLAEALKIEP
- a CDS encoding ribonuclease P; this encodes MRRDKKRERDIARQRIERLLSLADEIYMRDKELAISYGELARRISMRYRVRIPREWSWRYCRNCKKFLYPGINMRVRIRPRRMPHIVLMCEECGGLNRHPY
- the rpl39e gene encoding 50S ribosomal protein L39e (part of the polypeptide exit tunnel in the 50S ribosomal complex); its protein translation is MASQRLLSSKLRYASVMKSNKRLPTWVFVKTRRRVRGRPRRNWRRSRLQL